From the Triticum urartu cultivar G1812 chromosome 4, Tu2.1, whole genome shotgun sequence genome, the window tatctagacaacttactttgatgcaaagtttaaattggtaaagaaaagctaaaaattgttagttgcctattcacccccctctagtcaactatatcgatcctttcaccacTTAATCCCATCTCCACTTGCAGCTTGAATTGAATGTATCGTGATCCCTTAGTGCCAACTTAGGGTGCTCTATTCTCATGTGGACCTTTGTCCATCCTAAGTTCCCAATCTCTCCGATATCGTACCCGCCTAGTTTCCTACTCGGCATGAGTTGCACAAGTTGTTTTAGGGGATAGTTATGTCTGTCTCTCTAGCCTAGGCTGTTTCGAGGCGATCTAGTGTTCTCGTGTGGTGTTCTTTCCGTTTGGCATTCATGGTGGTGGAAGGGGATGATCAATCAAGCTCGTCAAGCAAAATCTCAGAGAGTGTTTGTGAACCGCAAGGATGTGAACATAGATGAGTTGCTCAAGAACTTAGGGTCGTAAGAGGGTGATTTCGATGATTTAATAGAAGAATGAGAAGATGTACCTAAGAATGGGATAAAGTGGATGATCATATCTCATATTCTTACCTTAAACCACTTCACACCCAGTTTCTTTTCACTAATATATGTGAATTTGAGCGGAGCCGAATACATGATATGAAATTTGAGTGTCCGAGGATAATTTGTTCACCGTCCAAGCATTTCTGCTCGGGTGGTTGGCAGATGATCACGACATGCAGTCCATGTCTCTTCATATGCCAGATGCGGGCTGACCCATTTGCTTCGCTTAACTTCTTTTTAATACCGTTGATGAACCGATAATGTTTTAGCCTGTTGGCCTCCATCGAAACTTTTGGTCTTTTAACAAAGCGACGATAGCATATACAGTAACCATGAATTAtcatacactatacaataaaaaaAATTATGGCAGGGTAAttaagaataaacctagactattcACTGTGCATCAAAGTTCGCCATCAGTGGTAATAACGTGCAATCAGACAACATATTACATACACTAGGCATAAAAGTTCGTCACCAGTGCAAATACAACACGCAAACAAAAAGGTATACAAAACCGATAGCAACTCAACACAGTTTAAGAACCGATAGCACCTATACATGAGTTTAAGAACCAGAGGGAAGCCTAGTCGATTTGACTGGAGTAGAGGGAGATCGAAGTTTTATGGGCCAGTCTAACCCGGTGGCGGCAACCCCTCTCCCCAAGTGTCAATAGAGGTGGTGCAGATGGCGGGACGTGGGAGTGGCGGCGCGGAGCGACGAGGGAGAAGCAGCATCGCCACGCCATGGCACCAAGCAAGGGTTGCGCCGGAGGGGGCGCCGACGCCCAATAGGGTTTGTCCGTGGATAAAACCGAGAGAAATGCTCCTAAAAAATGGCTGAAACCCTACTAAAAGAGGGGGTTTCTTCCTTTTCTGATTCTACCCCCAGCTTGTTCGCATGAAATCAAATTGATTGAGGGGCTTTTCTCGAAATGAGATCGAACCGACCAGTTTTCTGTGAACTGCCCAGTTCATCGGTTTTTCTGTGATGTTCTCGGCATTTTTTTTCTCCTTGAAAATAAAAGGATTCCGCCACGAGGGCCGGGCCCAGTCGTAACTCAGCAAGTCGCACGTCTCTTCTCCAGACCTGTCCATTTGAAACACGAAGCCGGAAAAAGGGTCCCGTCCGATTGAACCAACCCGACCCAACCcacccgccccctcccccctcccccctcccccctcccccccccgcGATTCTGTCAGCCGGCGATCGCCGGAGATGTCATGGCTTGCCCGCTCCATAGCCACCTCCCTCAACATCCCCGAGGATTCAGGCGCCGACGACGACCCCGACGCCGTCCCCGCAGCCGGCTCCCCTCCCTCCgcgcgcgccccgccgccgcctcactCGGCCGCGGCGGACGGCGTCAAGGAGGACCTCACCGAGCTATCCAAAACCCTAAATCGCCAATTCTGGGGCGTCGCCAACTTCCTCGCGCCCCCGCCCGGGGAGggctcgccctcgccctcgccctccccTTCGTCCGCGGGGGGTCAATCCGCCGACGCGGGGACGCCCCCTGAGATTGCCGGGATCCGGCGCGACTTCTCCGAGATCAGCGGCAGGTTCAGGAGCGGGATCTCGCGGATCTCGAGCCACAAGGCCGTCTCCGGGTTCTCCAGCATCGCCTCCAATTTCTTCGCCCCTGAAGACGGGGAAGAGGAGGAGTTGCTCGAGGCTGTCAACGACGAGGGGGAGGATGATGCGAGGCTAAATAAGCCGGAGAATGAGGAAGAGGCGAGGCATGAGAGGGAGGATGCCGAGGGGAGGCATTACTTGGAGAGGATGGCACGGCTTGGGGTGGCAGACGACGAGGTGAGGGATGAGTGGAAGGAGCAAAGGGTCAGACATCAGGCGTATGACAACGAGGAGAGGGATGAGTGGGAGGAGCAAAGGTTCAGACATCGGGCGGATGACGGCAAGGTATGGCCTGAGGAGCTCGAGGAGGTGGATGGCCCTGAGCTGGAACGGGCGAGGGTAATGcaagaggaggaggtggaggaggagtgGGATGTGATTGGCATCACCGACGAGGTCCTCACATTCGCCACCAACATTGCCAGGCACCCGGAGACCTGGCTTGACTTTCCCCTGCTACCTGACGAAGAGGAGTCTGATGGCCCATTCTCATGTAATTTCTTCACCCCTCAGCTATTCATTATTCACTAGTGTTTATGATCATCAattcttcatggaaaatttcATGTCAATTTAGTTTGGCAAATTTGGAAGAGACTTTTTCTAATGATGCGAGCTTATGAGTTATGGTCAAAATTCATGAAACCCTGTAGCACTTATTTTAAGTTATGCCTTGATTTAACATGGTGCTGATGGAAAGGCTTGTGTTTATGGTGGAGTAAGTTTTAGTGTAACTGTTCATATGCTATTCCAATGGAACTATCAATTGCACCTCACTTTTTCTATCAGTCTGACCATGTGAATGTGTTTGCTTAACCTTTTCAATGCTCTTTTTACCCCCGGCAGATTTTGACATGTCTGATGCTCAGCAAGAGCATGCTTTGGCTATTGGGCACCTCGCTCCTACATTAGCTGCTTTGCGGATTGAACTATGCCCAATCCATATGAGCGAAGAATGCTTTTGGAAAATTTATTTTGTTCTTCTACATCCTAGACTGAGAAAGCATGATGCGGAACTTCTGTCCACACCACAGGTAAATTTTCTCTCCACCTGATACATAAAACATTACATTCTCTATCGTCCCAGAATCCAGGCAATCTTAGAAGAAAGTAGTGAAGTTTTATATGTGGCCATGGTATTAATCATTATCTCAGACGATTATCTGATTAAACGGTACTTGCTGTTGACTGGGTCTTTAACATGATTAAGTGGTCTTGCGACTTTCTTTCTTCTTTTGGTCACATATGTATTTGCATAATAGATATTGTAAAAAGGAAGAATGATCCATGAACTACCGATGCTATAACATAAGTTTGCCAAGTTTCACTTTCTTAGGCTGGTGTTCAGTTCTCAACAAGCCACAACCACACTTTCTTAGATGGATTTTTTTTGCCAAATTTCCAACAACTTCCTTGCCAGAAAATTGGGACTAGTTGCACATTTGGCTCAATTTTTTGTCAAACATGATAACCAATCAGACATGCCCTAATACAGCTCTTTTATGATATGTAACAATCAGTTGCCATGGCCTTTGTTGATTGAATCTTAGGAGGATGTGGTGCTTGACGACAGGGCGTGGTCTAGGATCTCGACGCTATGTCACTGTTGAAGGATAAGGCACTTTGACTTTGTGTAGATAGGGAGTAGGaagaagagagaaagagagggagagtTGGGGTGCCATGCACCATAGCCCATACCATATATATCTGGCACTTAATTCAGAATAACCTTAACTTGAAGGGAAACCAGTCTAAATGTTACAAAAAGGGAAACAAATCTTATCCAAagtaaataaagaaaatcctaaCGTAAGATAGATAAAGGTCAAAGCCGGTCTTTGCCCGCAATGGCATATGTTATCTCACACATGACATTGGTCCTGTTTTTTCTATTGCACTAGAATATTAGATGCATGGCACAGTAATAATTTATGATATTCCATTTTCTATGAATTGGCACAACTGTTGGTATATGTTTTATCCAAATCAAGACAGAGTTTATCCAGCTCTACTGTCATGTACCAGCTCTGCATATTAGAACCATGCAATGCTATACCTTTTTTTTTGGCGATCTAATACTTATAACACTATCTTGTTAGATCTTTTCTCTTCAGAGGGCCCCTTTGATTCATACGATTCCAAAAACGTGGGCATAAGAAAAAAAATGTAGGATTGCAATGTAGCCCTTCTGAATCCTACAGGCTTTTTCTTGATTGCATCACAGGATAAACAAAGGATTCTTTccaagaggtttgagtggatgatCAAATCCCTATGGAATATAGTACAAAGGAATCCTTGGGAAAATTTTTATAGGATTCAATCCTGTGAATCAAAAGACCAACATAGGAAAAATCCTAGGATTCCAATACATACCTTTTTACTTGTTTTGGTGTCAGCAACTGTCAGCATTCAATTATTATTGTGAAATGATGACAATTAGTCTTCTAGAAAATTACAACTGAGAGCATCTACAACATCAGTAGCCTGGTACTTGAGGCCACTGGCTTCCTATGGATCCTGCGGCATATTAGGGTAGCAAGCATGTCAGTCAACGACAATGTGTGATAGTGTCTTGCTCAGTTCTTTCTCTGAGATTCTTCGCTAATTTAGCAAAACACCATTGAAGCACACACAAT encodes:
- the LOC125550505 gene encoding uncharacterized protein LOC125550505, translating into MSWLARSIATSLNIPEDSGADDDPDAVPAAGSPPSARAPPPPHSAAADGVKEDLTELSKTLNRQFWGVANFLAPPPGEGSPSPSPSPSSAGGQSADAGTPPEIAGIRRDFSEISGRFRSGISRISSHKAVSGFSSIASNFFAPEDGEEEELLEAVNDEGEDDARLNKPENEEEARHEREDAEGRHYLERMARLGVADDEVRDEWKEQRVRHQAYDNEERDEWEEQRFRHRADDGKVWPEELEEVDGPELERARVMQEEEVEEEWDVIGITDEVLTFATNIARHPETWLDFPLLPDEEESDGPFSYFDMSDAQQEHALAIGHLAPTLAALRIELCPIHMSEECFWKIYFVLLHPRLRKHDAELLSTPQIVEARAMLMQHQSKQHATEQLRRHKDDFGTHSEDDSSKDVMEAFPSVRQHAASFTPITDFEIEKHPIQVNEVAVVDKTVIKEQLREEGSKASNVMQETFDDDIDDWFDEEADLAGHTTILIGDEEDVSFSDLEDDDDTK